The Cucurbita pepo subsp. pepo cultivar mu-cu-16 chromosome LG05, ASM280686v2, whole genome shotgun sequence nucleotide sequence NNNNNNNNNNNNNNNNNNNNNNNNNNNNNNNNNNNNNNNNNNNNNNNNNNNNNNNNNNNNNNNNNNNNNNNNNNNNNNNNNNNNNNNNNNNNNNNNNNNNNNNNNNNNNNNNNNNNNNNNNNNNNNNNNNNNNNNNNNNNNNNNNNNNNNNNNNNNNNNNNNNNNNNNNNNNNNNNNNNNNNNNNNNNNNNNNNNNNNNNNNNNNNNNNNNNNNNNNNNNNNNNNNNNNNNNNNNNNNNNNNNNNNNNNNNNNNNNNNNNNNNNNNNNNNNNNNNNNNNNNNNNNNNNNNNNNNNNNNNNNNNNNNNNNNNNNNNNNNNNNNNNNNNNNNNNNNNNNNNNNNNNNNNNNNNNNNNNNNNNNNNNNNNNNNNNNNNNNNNNNNNNNNNNNNNNNNNNNNNNNNNNNNNNNNNNNNNNNNNNNNNNNNNNNNNNNNNNNNNNNNNNNNNNNNNNNNNNNNNNNNNNNNNNNNNNNNNNNNNNNNNNNNNNNNNNNNNNNNNNNNNNNNNNNNNNNNNNNNNNNNNNNNNNNNNNNNNNNNNNNNNNNNNNNNNNNNNNNNNNNNNNNNNNNNNNNNNNNNNNNNNNNNNNNNNNNNNNNNNNNNNNNNNNNNNNNNNNNNNNNNNNNNNNNNNNNNNNNNNNNNNNNNNNNNNNNNNNNNNNNNNNNNNNNNNNNNNNNNNNNNNNNNNNNNNNNNNNNNNNNNNNNNNNNNNNNNNNNNNNNNNNNNNNNNNNNNNNNNNNNNNNNNNNNNNNNNNNNNNNNNNNNNNNNNNNNNNNNNNNNNNNNNNNNNNNNNNNNNNNNNNNNNNNNNNNNNNNNNNNNNNNNNNNNNNNNNNNNNNNNNNNNNNNNNNNNNNNNNNNNNNNNNNNNNNNNNNNNNNNNNNNNNNNNNNNNNNNNNNNNNNNNNNNNNNNNNNNNNNNNNNNNNNNNNNNNNNNNNNNNNNNNNNNNNNNNNNNNNNNNNNNNNNNNNNNNNNNNNNNNNNNNNNNNNNNNNNNNNNNNNNNNNNNNNNNNNNNNNNNNNNNNNNNNNNNNNNNNNNNNNNNNNNNNNNNNNNNNNNNNNNNNNNNNNNNNNNNNNNNNNNNNNNNNNNNNNNNNNNNNNNNNNNNNNNNNNNNNNNNNNNNNNNNNNNNNNNNNNNNNNNNNNNNNNNNNNNNNNNNNNNNNNNNNNNNNNNNNNNNNNNNNNNNNNNNNNNNNNNNNNNNNNNNNNNNNNNNNNNNNNNNNNNNNNNNNNNNNNNNNNNNNNNNNNNNNNNNNNNNNNNNNNNNNNNNNNNNNNNNNNNNNNNNNNNNNNNNNNNNNNNNNNNNNNNNNNNNNNNNNNNNNNNNNNNNNNNNNNNNNNNNNNNNNNNNNNNNNNNNNNNNNNNNNNNNNNNNNNNNNNNNNNNNNNNNNNNNNNNNNNNNNNNNNNNNNNNNNNNNNNNNNNNNNNNNNNNNNNNNNNNNNNNNNNNNNNNNNNNNNNNNNNNNNNNNNNNNNNNNNNNNNNNNNNNNNNNNNNNNNNNNNNNNNNNNNNNNNNNNNNNNNNNNNNNNNNNNNNNNNNNNNNNNNNNNNNNNNNNNNNNNNNNNNNNNNNNNNNNNNNNNNNNNNNNNNNNNNNNNNNNNNNNNNNNNNNNNNNNNNNNNNNNNNNNNNNNNNNNNNNNNNNNNNNNNNNNNNNNNNNNNNNNNNNNNNNNNNNNNNNNNNNNNNNNNNNNNNNNNNNNNNNNNNNNNNNNNNNNNNNNNNNNNNNNNNNNNNNNNNNNNNNNNNNNNNNNNNNNNNNNNNNNNNNNNNNNNNNNNNNNNNNNNNNNNNNNNNNNNNNNNNNNNNNNNNNNNNNNNNNNNNNNNNNNNNNNNNNNNNNNNNNNNNNNNNNNNNNNNNNNNNNNNNNNNNNNNNNNNNNNNNNNNNNNNNNNNNNNNNNNNNNNNNNNNNNNNNNNNNNNNNNNNNNNNNNNNNNNNNNNNNNNNNNNNNNNNNNNNNNNNNNNNNNNNNNNNNNNNNNNNNNNNNNNNNNNNNNNNNNNNNNNNNNNNNNNNNNNNNNNNNNNNNNNNNNNNNNNNNNNNNNNNNNNNNNNNNNNNNNNNNNNNNNNNNNNNNNNNNNNNNNNNNNNNNNNNNNNNNNNNNNNNNNNNNNNNNNNNNNNNNNNNNNNNNNNNNNNNNNNNNNNNNNNNNNNNNNNNNNNNNNNNNNNNNNNNNNNNNNNNNNNNNNNNNNNNNNNNNNNNNNNNNNNNNNNNNNNNNNNNNNNNNNNNNNNNNNNNNNNNNNNNNNNNNNNNNNNNNNNNNNNNNNNNNNNNNNNNNNNNNNNNNNNNNNNNNNNNNNNNNNNNNNNNNNNNNNNNNNNNNNNNNNNNNNNNNNNNNNNNNNCAAATGGATATCTTGTTATTTGCAACATGATTTTAAGATTTACATTGTTCCTCTGAGCTTTGGATTAATTTTACTTCTCTCTCGGTagtcctttttttatttcttgacAAATCTTTTTATCAGTGGTGTTGGGAGTtctattttttagattatcCTTTTCATGGTTTATTGTTAATTACGACTCTAGTCGGTTTGGAGAAAGTTAGAACATAGTCCctacaattttaaaagttaaaatttctTATGGTTTGATAAAACTTTATAAGTGGTCCATGTGGTTTGATAAATCTCCACGAATACAGTAAGTACTACTTTTTCCAGTTTTATTAAACTAAAGGACTAgttctaatatttaaaagtacatGGACTAAATTCCAACTTTCTAATAGGTCAACTAATCTGGTAGAAAGTATGTAAGCATAGCTATGATTCATCTCTTATAGGTCATTAGTTTGTAATTCTATGTATTGCACGAGTTTGGAGGTGAGGATGCCTGCAAGTTTGATGgttccttttcttcattttagtGGAGAGTTATTGATAgaagtaatattttattggaGACTCTTAGGTCGTAATGCGggtttcatgcttacatggtTGCAGGACGTAGCAGCCAAAATTTTGGCCTTCTCACAGCAAGGACCACGAACTGTCTTCATTCTCTCTGCAAATGGTTCCATCAGTAATGCTACTCTTCGACACTCAATGACATCTGGCGGTTCTGTGACATATGAGGTGCttataattgtttttgaaTTGCATAGCTGATTGACTCTCTGCATGGATATAATTACTAATGTTTTATCATATCTTGTATTTGCCTCTTTGAATTAATCATCAACTCATGTAAACTTGAAGCCTTCGCTGAATTCCAATCTGATAGCTATTGAATCAACTACATGAACCTTGGATAGCAAATGGAAAAGGATTGTTCAATTTAAGTGTGCTCAGGTTAGGATAACATTTGTTTCCAATAAGTAGTAGGGACATGCTCCCTCCCAAGTATGCACAGTCCTTTTCAGTTCTGATGTTGTAGAGATTCTGTGATTCATAGGCAGTGTTTCTAGGGTTAAGCAGGAGCCACATGTGCCTGCAAAGTGCATTCACGTGGACGATCGTCTGGGTCACCTTTTCTATAACCATTTGTACTACAGTGAAATAAAGGCAATCACCAAGTTTCTTTTtgccttttcttctccttttctacTACACTAATTAAGAGATCCTGATCTCTTTCAGCATCTCTTGAAGGTAAAAACGGTATAAAAAAcctatattattaaaaatatatattatgccATTGCTAAATCATCTTATGTTATGTTACCATGTATTCTAATTTTGATGTAGAACTGAATTTTCTATTTCGAGAAATGCACTTTACTTGGCTCAGGTGACATTGTGTGCCTTCCCATGATTTAGCAATAAACTTATCGTCACCAAGTGAGAACGTTTCTGATCATTTTCTAGACTTGAAGTTATCACCATTAAGCTAAGGGTTAAGGAAAGGGACTCCCTGGTTGATAAAGGagagagtgaaagaaaaaatgcaCATGATTATTGCAAGATggacaaataaaagaaaaaagggctTGGTCCATATGAAGATAGGCCGAGTGGCCTTTCTTGGAAGGGCTCTCAACAATTCCTACACAATCGATCTTTCCACTGGAAATTAAATAGGTGCCAGTTGATATTAAAGAATATGCCGAGATGATTCGTAGAGGTTATGGCTGTAGGTTGGACCAACTGTTGGGAATTGCTTTTCCAATCAAGACCAGAGGAAagcaaagagaaagagagagagagaacccAGATAGTATCCCCTTGAATGTAGATTAGGAAATCCGTATGAGCTAANGAGAACCCAGATAATATCCCCTTGAATGTAGATTAGGAAATCCATATGAGCTACGAACTCTCAGTTGTAATTAATGGGTGCCTTCTTAAGAACAGATAGGTATGTTCTTGAATGAATTTTCCACTTCTCTCTCTAGGGGAGTGAGTGTAATAAGAGcaatttagagagagagagagagagattctgAGAGGGGAAAGTTGCACATGCCCAACTGACAGAAATGGTTGtgtcaacaacaacaacaacaatatatTTCACTCATTTTTAGGAGAGGGTGGGAGTGTTTGATTGAGAAAGGTAAATTTCTTGTATGGCCCTACTCATTGCTGACCCCATTTTGGAGTGGAGTAGGAATACTACCCATGTGTGTATGTATGAATGTNATAGGAATACTACCcatgtgtgtgtatgtatgaATGTATGGATGGTTTCATTCATAATGCTTGCTACCCTAAAATCTACTTTCCAGATCCCTATGCTACTATCATACACCACCAACATCAAGTATTCTTATATATCAATAACGCAATGCATGAAATTAAAATCTGAAACAACCGAAACAGAGTGAATTAGAGAGATCAATAGTACAGAGTACATACATATGCTCAGGCCAACAAGCGCCANTTAAAATCTGAAACAACCGAAACAGAGTGAATTAGAGAAATCACTAGTACAGAGTACATACATATGCTCAGGCCAACAAGCGCCAAATCCTCTTCTCAACTATGATTGTTTTTTGTGCGCAGAGATGTATGGGCCTGAAATGTCATTGTTACTCGATTCCCATTGTAAtcattgaatttcattttaacgGAGcaaaaaacaatttgaataaACGAAACTGAAGAACACTTAATATCCCAATCAATTTGTTGGTGTAGTTGTTGTTGGAAGTAGagaatattttgttgttgttcatacaagaaaatgaaatgaaatgaaaaccaTACTCACAGTCGTGCAGCAAATTCCCCCCCTAACACACCGAGGAGAAGAATGGATAacgaaatcaaaataaaaaaataaaaacagaagaaagatgaacataaagaacaaattaagaaattcaatgcctctttctccttttcctttttcaataCTATTTTCGTTCCTTCCTTTTTCCGAGAATCCTTcgttccttctttttttctaaaatcagAGTGTTGATTTAGATGTAGAAGTAcctgcagcagcagcatcaaCGGCGCGAGCCATTCCTTCAGTGACGGACGTAAGCTTCTGCAGATTCAATTTCACAACTGTATCTGCAAATAGACGCGTATCCTCTTCCGTATTCCCTTCCGGCACATCCACGATGTACGATTCCAAAACCACCGTCCAGATCTGACCATCGCGCTCCATCTCATGCACCGTCGTCACAGACCGGTAGTTCCTCAACCGATGCTCACCGCCTGTGATACTGAAACCAGTCACATACCGATCGTCATCGAGTATATCGAGCCGCTCAGTACTCGTCGCTGCCGGAAGGCCAGAGATTACATTAACGTCTCTGGTGCATCCTACGGTCATTGTGAAGCCTTCAGCGACGGTACAGCTCTTGATGAAGTGCTTGTAAGTCTGAGGTTTATCAAAGCGGCGAACGACAGACCAAACGACGTCGCGCGGCGCACGGATGAGTTGAGAGAGGAGGGAGGAGCATTGGCCCGGCCGTAGTTCGTAGGAGTGAAACTGCAAGATGATGTGCTTCAGGTCATTGAACTCGTGCTGAGAAAATCCGTTTGGGAAGGCTAGGTGGTGGGAAGTAGCGGTGGTGGCGGCGGCAGCAGTGGCAGAGTCGTGATGGTGGTGGTCGAGTTCTGACTGTTCGCCCTTTTCCATTTCTGTTAAGcgctttttctttccttccgcCACGGAAATGTCGGGCTTTAgacaagagagagagactttttaataaacttttttttttcctctctttttataataaataaaaaaataaatatgaattttattcttcaattttctggtTGGAGCTGAAAACGGTTGGGGCAAAATGTCAAAGTAAGAAATAAGCATCATATTCCCTTTTAAATTTCGTgtcatttaattataaatttactaaacataatattttaccaataattaaaaaaattaatattattaaaattcaattattcttacttgtttttttttttaattttaatttaaattttgaagacaaaatattaattattgaacTATATAATTTGGtatgttttgaaaattggAGAGTTTGGATGGACTAATTCTTGTTAGTTAGATATCCTAATCATATGATGacaaatttaatgaataaaattgcAACAGGGAATTTATAATTATCAATATTCATGATATTagggtttgaaaaaaaaataattagaataattAGGGGTAAACaactttattataattctgtcgctaaattaattaattagagatACAAAAAANNNNNNNNNNNNNNNNNNNNNNNNNNNNNNNNNNNNNNNNNNNNNNNNNNNNNNNNNNNNNNNNNNNNNNNNNNNNNNNNNNNNNNNNNNNNNNNNNNNNNNNNNNNNNNNNNNNNNNNNNNNNNNNNNNNNNNNNNNNNNNNNNNNNNNNNNNNNNNNNNNNNNNNNNNNNNNNNNNNNNNNNNNNNNNNNNNNNNNNNNNNNNNNNNNNNNNNNNNNNNNNNNNNNNNNNNNNNNNNNNNNNNNNNNNNNNNNNNNNNNNNNNNNNNNNNNNNNNNNNNNNNNNNNNNNNNNNNNNNNNNNNNNNNNNNNNNNNNNNNNNNNNNNNNNNNNNNNNNNNNNNNNNNNNNNNNNNNNNNNNNNNNNNNNNNNNNNNNNNNNNNNNNNNNNNNNNNNNNNNNNNNNNNNNNNNNNNNNNNNNNNNNNNNNNNNNNNNNNNNNNNNNNNNNNNNNNNNNNNNNNNNNNNNNNNNNNNNNNNNNNNNNNNNNNNNNNNNNNNNNNNNNNNNNNNNNNNNNNNNNNNNNNNNNNNNNNNNNNNNNNNNNNNNNNNNNNNNNNNNNNNNNNNNNNNNNNNNNNNNNNNNNNNNNNNNNNNNNNNNNNNNNNNNNNNNNNNNNNNNNNNNNNNNNNNNNNNNNNNNNNNNNNNNNNNNNNNNNNNNNNNNNNNNNNNNNNNNNNNNNNNNNNNNNNNNNNNNNNNNNNNNNNNNNNNNNNNNNNNNNNNNNNNNNNNNNNNNNNNNNNNNNNNNNNNNNNNNNNNNNNNNNNNNNNNNNNNNNNNNNNNNNNNNNNNNNNNNNNNNNNNNNNNNNNNNNNNNNNNNNNNNNNNNNNNNNNNNNNNNNNNNNNNNNNNNNNNNNNNNNNNNNNNNNNNNNNNNNNNNNNNNNNNNNNNNNNNNNNNNNNNNNNNNNNNNNNNNNNNNNNNNNNNNNNNNNNNNNNNNNNNNNNNNNNNNNNNNNNNNNNNNNNNNNNNNNNNNNNNNNNNNNNNNNNNNNNNNNNNNNNNNNNNNNNNNNNNNNNNNNNNNNNNNNNNNNNNNNNNNNNNNNNNNNNNNNNNNNNNNNNNNNNNNNNNNNNNNNNNNNNNNNNNNNNNNNNNNNNNNNNNNNNNNNNNNNNNNNNNNNNNNNNNNNNNNNNNNNNNNNNNNNNNNNNNNNNNNNNNNNNNNNNNNNNNNNNNNNNNNNNNNNNNNNNNNNNNNNNNNNNNNNNNNNNNNNNNNNNNNNNNNNNNNNNNNNNNNNNNNNNNNNNNNNNNNNNNNNNNNNNNNNNNNNNNNNNNNNNNNNNNNNNNNNNNNNNNNNNCTAAGGAATATATCAAAACACAACCCACAACCCATCGATTATATACCGATCGACATCGTTCGTTTGACCGTAACGATGCTCGGTGTACTCACTGTCATTATCAGTATCAGTATCAGCTTCCAAGCAACACCAAAATATTCAATGCCTCAAACAACATCAACTTGACTCAAAAAGTTTCAtgacatgaaaaagaaaagcaaaagcaaaagcatAATGCTTAATTGATTACTCCCCCAACTTGAGGCAAAGGAATATAATTGCTGgatcattttatttcttgttaaTTTATTCCTCTGTCCAAATCTTTGTCTGCTAGCAATtattgtctttatttttttttctctttaaaccTGAATTTGGGAAATTTTTGAGGTTCCTCCATGGCTGGGATAATGGAATATGGGGTATGAAGACGATGGCTCCCCTCTGCAAAACTGTTTGGGAGTTGGAGAAGATGAACTGATATCAGCTGATGTCTGTGTTGAACCTAATGATGAAGGGTTTGAGGAGCTGCCTGAATCCATCTCCAAACATAGCTGCCAATTAAGGCAAGAAATAATTTGagaaagatgatgaaaaagaaagaacatgtTATGAAGGAGGAATATTTGAACCTGGAAAAGTCTGTGCTCAAGAGATGCCACTCGATCCAACAATGAACCTTTAAAGTAAGTATCTTTTAGTGCAACATCCAAAGATATGCACTTCTTTTCCACGCCTCCCACTCTTTCCAACCTCTGTTTTTTCTCCAAATACTTCATCTATGCAAGAAATAACACACCCCCATATGTAAGTGAACCTCTAAATAACTATttacaagaagaaaaacagaggaactTACAACCAAATCCATGTAATCTAATCTGGAGAAAAGGGTcattgaggaagaagatgaggaaTGTTGTGGATGATGGGGTAATAGCTTTGCATAATCCTCCATTGGATTGGATCGGAGCTTTTGGTTTCTTGGAGAAATGGGTGTGTTGTTTAGTTTTGTGGTTGTTTGTGAGGGTTTTTAGTGTGAAACAGTTATGTTTTCCCACTTTTTTCTGTTGCTGATTCAGAATAAGTATGGGATTTGGTTTTACCAAGTCAAGGGTTGAATTGAGCTGAAGAAGGACAGCCCAAAAGTGGTTTTGATTAGGCTGATCCATGGCTGCCCAATCATTCAAGGTCCAATAATGGAGCTTCATCATCTCCAGtcatttttaagaaatggGCTTGCCAATGGGTCATCTAAGTTTTTGTCAGATCAGATTTTTCAAACGTGAAGTATGggattgatattgatatctcTGTTTGTCTTCATGCTCTAAAATTATACCATCATGgttgtgttcttgtttttacccattttttaaaacttttatagaGATAAAAGCTTTGTTTGTAACTTCGCCATCTTAGAACATTCTAGCTTTGAATGAAAAGAGTATTATATAATTGTAACAACTAGCggtattgtctgctttgaccattagattacgtattgtcgttagcctcacaatcTTAAAATGAGTCTTCTGAGGAGAGGCTTTCACACATTTATAATGAATACTTAGttactctctccaaccgaagtggaatctcacaattcatccccttAGAGGGGAGCCTTCTCTTTGGCACATAATCtagtgactagctctgattCCATTTATAATAGCACAAGCGCACCATTGTACGCTTCAACCCATTACGTATaaccgtcagtctcacagttttaaaacacgtcttctaggaagagattttcacaNaaaaaaaaaaaaaaaaaaaaaaaaaaaaaaaaaaaaaaacttcattcTACTCTCTCCATCGACCTGAGATCTTACCATAACAATAGAATTGACAATAAGAggagtaataaaaaaataaataaaaatacaaaattggtCCTTTGGTATCTATACTGCCTTTATTGTGACAAGCATAAACNAAACAATacataaaaaaggaaagaacttCAACCTAATTTACAAATAGAGAATTATATTTCCGGGATCGTGTATATCGTAATGGAAAATAGTATCAGAAACATAATCCCTCttgtttttctaaaaataccAACAATCAAATGAAAAGTTGATGAGTTCAGTTTTATTTCTTGTAGTATGCTCGGAGAGGCTACAATGAATGGCCACAATGGCTTTTCTTTTAAGCCATAAGCTATGAACCAATATGAATTCAATTCCTTAACCTAAACTAGACCTGGTGATTTCGTATACCAAGAAGCAAGCTGCATTGGCTGGGACACTGCGGACAATGGCAGGTCCAAAACCCTTGTATAGCCCTTTAACTCCTTCTGAGGCCATGATTTTCCTGAAAGCATCAATGGAACCAGAAAACCTTGGGTTTTTGTAATCATCCACCTGAATTACGCTCTTGATAACATCAGTTGGATACACAGCTAGCCAAAACGCAGCTCCAGCTACACCACCAGCTACTATTAGAGACCCTCTTCCTAGATTCGAAGTGTCTCGACCTCCTGCAAACTGCTGTTTTAGCAGCTCGTAGGTGCCGAATGCCACAGCGTTTCCCGGAACTTCTCTTGCCAATGTTGGAATCAAGCCTTTGAAGAGACCCTTCACTCCACTTGATTGAAGAACATGCTTGGCTACATCAACTGGACCGCCATACTTCACTGCCACACCAACGGAACTGGATGTTGCCAATGCACTCTGAGCTTGCAGTCTGTTctttaacaagaaaaaaaaaatgaaggttgTAATGTCTTGTGAAGTTTCTCGTTGTTGGAAAGTCAAATAGTTTGCAGAGTTTAAGAAAAGGTTGTGCAAACCTGCATTTGATCAACTCAGTTGGACAAGCTAGAAGAGACACAGCAGTGCCAGCGCCAGCCCCACAAATCACTTGTTGGTGAACTTGAAGGGAGGCACCAGGATAAGGCCTAAAGAAGGACTCTATTTGTCCTCTTACACTGAAGAGAACAGCATTCAACGCAGCAACTGTAGCCAATGGAGCTCCCATACCTTTGTACAAACCTCTTGGGCCTTCTGAAGCTAATGTTTGTCTGACAGCATCCATTGCTCCAGAAAACTTGGGAACTTGGCCAGGAAGTGGTGCAGGTTGGCTTTGGAGCTTCACcttaattgtatcaaatggatgCCCACATATCAATTGAGCTGCTCCCCCAGCAGTCCCAGCAGCAAGATCCTTCGCCACATCTCCCATATGGATGATAAACACTTTGCTGCACTATTTCAAATTCTTTAACAATCTGAAATGTTTATAAGCAGAGTAGCAGACTCGCATGAAAGATGATTGAAGTtaaaccaagaacaacaaagGAAGAGTAAAGGAAGGACAAGGATCATCCTTCTCACCTTCTGCTTAACCTATATGTCACTTATAATCCTACCTAATAGAGAAGATAACCAACCATGACTAACTCCAAaccaaattagaaattaaCACAATCACGACAGCAATATGAGGTTTGCACAAAATATTAATCTACACTGTCAGATTTGTCAGAATTTCAGTCTCATCAATCATGCTGAATGTGACGATAAATTCTTGTCATTTATTTCTTAGTCAAAAAGCTAAAGCTTGCATTGGAATAGTTACAAGACAGGACAAGACAAGACACCCTTACTTCTAGTACTTGagataaaaatcaaatcatcCGCTCAGAGAGAATTTGAATTAGCAATCAGAACGCGTTGAAATCTAAATTCAGAAGCTGTTTGATTACCAAAATCAGCTCCAGATTTCTGCGGAAACTGCTTGTGAATCCCTACAATCAGCTAAAACGATTCAACGAGCACGAGAATAGAAGTCTAAATGATCGGTTACATGCAAGAACTTCACTGGACGGCAACTTTCAAATGTTTAATCAAAAAGAGAAAGACGTGTGGAAGCGGAAACCATTGAttgagaaaagagagaatcggATAGATCAAAAACAGTTCATCATGATCCATAAGCCACCATCATACAAAAGTGACAAACAGTAGcgatggaaatggaaaaatgaaaacatagTTCAAACTCAACGAAATCTCATATTCGAACGGAAACAGAGCTACATTCCAAAACATCGAAGAAACCTCGAAATCTCACCGGAAGCGATTTGCAGGAAGCCGAAGAGACCTAGATCAGAAATGAGACACCGTAAGAGAGACGAAACAGCATTCGGCTTTGACCTCTTTCTCCCGGCGGCTGTCTTTATGTTACTTCACTTTACGGCGAAAAATTGGGCGAAAAGATTAAGACATTTGACCTTTTGAcgattatttaaaaaataaataaataaggtatGACAGACTGTAATTATTCCTCATAAACAAAGCATTGAACTTAAACCTTAGACAGTAAATATAAATTctagtatttaattaatggTTTGATTAGACTTTACCGACTAAATTCCAACCAAAACAATCTCGACACGTGTTCGTTCGACATTGTTAACCTTAAACCTTTTGAACTTAAGTTCTAAATGTTATGGGTATTTCAAAAtggggtaaaaaaaaattatgggttAATTTTGAACCACGAAAGCAACACTTAA carries:
- the LOC111795000 gene encoding abscisic acid receptor PYR1-like codes for the protein MEKGEQSELDHHHHDSATAAAATTATSHHLAFPNGFSQHEFNDLKHIILQFHSYELRPGQCSSLLSQLIRAPRDVVWSVVRRFDKPQTYKHFIKSCTVAEGFTMTVGCTRDVNVISGLPAATSTERLDILDDDRYVTGFSITGGEHRLRNYRSVTTVHEMERDGQIWTVVLESYIVDVPEGNTEEDTRLFADTVVKLNLQKLTSVTEGMARAVDAAAAGTSTSKSTL
- the LOC111795003 gene encoding uncharacterized protein LOC111795003; protein product: MEDYAKLLPHHPQHSSSSSSMTLFSRLDYMDLVMKYLEKKQRLERVGGVEKKCISLDVALKDTYFKGSLLDRVASLEHRLFQLCLEMDSGSSSNPSSLGSTQTSADISSSSPTPKQFCRGEPSSSYPIFHYPSHGGTSKISQIQV
- the LOC111794999 gene encoding mitochondrial carnitine/acylcarnitine carrier-like protein: MGDVAKDLAAGTAGGAAQLICGHPFDTIKVKLQSQPAPLPGQVPKFSGAMDAVRQTLASEGPRGLYKGMGAPLATVAALNAVLFSVRGQIESFFRPYPGASLQVHQQVICGAGAGTAVSLLACPTELIKCRLQAQSALATSSSVGVAVKYGGPVDVAKHVLQSSGVKGLFKGLIPTLAREVPGNAVAFGTYELLKQQFAGGRDTSNLGRGSLIVAGGVAGAAFWLAVYPTDVIKSVIQVDDYKNPRFSGSIDAFRKIMASEGVKGLYKGFGPAIVRSVPANAACFLVYEITRSSLG